From the Veillonellaceae bacterium genome, the window TATGACCAGAACCGATTGGTGCAGTAATAAACAATACCTTTTTCGGTTCACGCATAAAATTCCTCCATACATGCACGAAGATTAAGCATCTAAATTAATTTGCTTATAAAACAGCACTTTACTATCATCGGTACTTCTGTTCAACAATTCAGTTGCAGTTAAGCCCTTATATATTGGTAAATCGCCGGCGATATCAATTAAAGGAACTAAAACGAAATTTCGTTCAAACATCCTAGGATGAGGCAGGCATAACTGATCCTCATTTAAGACCAATTCGTCAAACATCAGTAAGTCGATATCAATAATACGGGGTCCCCACTTCACAGTCCGAATGCGCCCCATAGCCGTTTCGATATCTAAGCATATTTTTAGAAGTTCATAGGAATTTAGGCCGGTTTTTATACTGATTACTGCATTTAGAAACTCCGGCTGATCTTTAATACCAATTGGTTCAGTTTGATAAATTGCGGAAACCTTATCGATAGTTATTCCTTCTGTTGCGGAAAGCTGCTTAATTGCATTTAAAATATTTGTCTCTCGCTCGCCGATATTTGATCCTAATCCTAATATTATCATTTAGCCTCTCCGTGTAATTTCCAACTGTACATAATCAATTTGTCCAGGTATTGGCACTGCAGGTTTACGAATCCGTACGGTAACACTGTTAACCCGGTCAAATTTCAGCAATTCATCCGAAATTTTTGCGGCCAAAGATTCCAATAACTTATATCGGTGTTTTTCAACTATTTCTTTTATTTTTTTATACACAGTTGTATAGTCAACAGCACAATTTAAATCATCTGATTCTCCGGCCTCCTTCGTATCTGTATTTATCTCAATATCTACATAAAATCGCTGTCCATGTTCGCGTTCATAATCAAAAACACCGTGATAGGCATAAAACATCATATTTTGCAACAAAATCTTATCAGTCAAACAAATCCCCCCTTATCATGGCATCAGTCATCTTGGCTACTCTTGCTATCGGCTCTACATCATGAACCCTGACAATATTTGCGCCCTTAGTTATACCTACCGCGACCGTCGCCGCAGTTCCTTCAACGCGATCGTCAACCGCAAGATCGAGAACTTCGCCTATAAATCTTTTGCGGGATGTACCAAGCAAAATTGGACATCCTAACGATTTAAGTTCTTCAAGCCTAGACATCACGACAATGTTCTGGTCTCCATTCTTGGCAAAACCAATGCCTGGATCAATAATAAAATTTTCAAAGCTTATTCTAGCATTGATGCCGATATCAATACTGTTTTTTAAAAAATTGCAAATATCAGCCATAATGTCAATCTGATACTCGTTATTTATACGATTATGCATAATTACTACCGGCACATTATACTCCGCAACTACTTTTGCCATGTTAGGGTCTTTTTGCAGCCCCCAAATATCATTAATTATATTTGCGCCGCAGTCTAACGCCGCTTTAGCAACACTCGGTTTGTATGTGTCAATCGAAATCGGCACCTCACATGTTTTCGCCAGTTTTTCCAGCACAGGTAACATACGTTCCATTTCTTGGTTTTCTGATATTTCTGCGAAGCCCGGGCGAGTTGATTCTGCGCCGATATCAAGTATGTCGGCTCCGGCTTTAATCAGTTCTTCAGCTTTTTTTAGTGCATTATCAAAACTATTATACTTGCCTCCGTCAGAAAAAGAGTCAGGAGTAAGATTCAATATTCCCATAATAAGTGTTCTATGAGGCTGAATCAAAAGTTTCTTGCCTGGCCATTGGTATTCGCGATAAGAAAATTTTTCGGTAGCTTTAATAGCTTTATTTATGGCCTCAGCTATTTTGGGCAAACCCCATGGTTGCATTTTTAATTGTGCCACGGCCAGATTATACTGTTTCATTGTTGCACAGATAACTACATCGGTATATTCAACACTAAGGTCAGCTGTCCCCCGAGCTACAGCAACTTCGCCACCCTTGGCCAAAAAAGTTTGTTTCAGTAAATTTGCTGCTTTTGACGAAACTTTTTCAATCTTCAATGTTTTAAATATGGCTTTAGGAGCCATGATATTAATGCCAAATTCGTCACAATTTATTTTTTTTAATTCTTGGCGAGCTTGGTTTTGAGTTGAAATTTCGACAACTCGAGCGTTCATGTCAAGTACCCCCTATTGCAGCAAAATATGGTTTTATTGTATCATAAGTATTATGCAGAATGGAAATCTGTCATGCAAATAATAGAAAACTATTGGATTTAGGAGGCCTCCAAATGAAATCACGCCTATCCCCGGATGTTTTTCGCATTCCCGTCGAAGAAATAAAAAACGGGTTTTTTAGCGACAGTTATTTTTTACGCACTCAGGAAATTCTAAATCGTGACAACTACCATCCCCGTGTGCTAATGCAGGTTTTTCAACGTCAACATGCTGTATTATGCGGTATAGATGAGGCGCTTGCCATTATTCAGAAGTGCGCGCATAATCCAAAAGATTTAGTTGTAAAAGCACTTCACGATGGCGACGAAATTCGCCCTTGGGAATCAGTGCTCACCATCGAAGGTGACTTAGCAAACTTTTCTCATCTTGAAACTGTTTTCCTTGGAGTTATAGCTAGACAGACTAAAATTGCAACAAATGTTCGCAGAGTAGTTAAAGCTGCCTCCGGAAAACCAGTTGTATTTTTTCCGTCACGGTTTGACTATTACTCGGTACAGCTTGCTGACGGATATGCCGCCCACATCGGTGGGGTAACTGGTGTATCTACCCCGGCCAACGGTGCATATTATGGTGAAGAAGCTCTTGGTACTATTCCCCATGCACTAATAGCGGCATATAAAGGAGATTCTCTAAGAGCAACAAAGGCTTTTGATAAATACATGGACAAGTCTATAGGTCGGGTAGCGTTAGTCGATTTTGATAATGATTGTGTTAGAACAAGTCTCCAGATTGCTCGCGAGCTTAAGGATAAGTTGTCGGCAGTTCGCCTGGATACCTCTGAAACCGTTGTTGATGCTTCTGTTCTTCCGAATATGGGAATGATCAAACCGACCGGTGTTTGCCCACAGTTAGTATTTAATGTTCGCTCCGCTCTTGATGCGGAGGGATTCAACCACGTTAAAATTATGGTTTCAGGCGGCTTCAATGCTGAACGTATTGCTCAATATGAGAAAGCCAAGGTTCCTGTTGATATATACGCCGTCGGAAGCAGCTTGTTTAGCAGTAATAACATCAATTTCACAGCCGATGTGGTTATGGTCGATGGTAAACCCTGTGCCAAATTCGGCCGACGCTATCTTCCTAATCCCCGCTTAGAAACTGTAGAACTATAGTTAATATGTAAACCCCGTCGCAATGCGGCGGGGTTTAGATTCTAATTCTCTTTATTAAGGTTTTCTGCCATCCTAGTTAACTGCTCTGACATTGCCATTAATTCCTGACTATGCGCAGTGAGTTTTTGGATAGTATCGGCTTGCTGAGAGGTCACTACATCGATTTGGCTGATCTCTGTAGCTATCTGTTGGATACTTTCATTGATCCCGCTTAAAGTATCAGTTATCTGTGTAGCAGAGCTAGCACTATTTACAGCTAGTTTGCGAACTTCATCAGCCACAACACCAAATCCTCGTCCTAATTCGCCTACGCGGGCTGCTTCTATAGCTGCGTTTAAACCCAATAAGTTAGTTTCACTAGCAACGTTTTTTATAAAATTAACAACGACATCAGTTTCACTGACTTGTTTATTAGCCTGTATAGATAAACCCTTAAGCATTTTACCACTAGCAGCCATTTCCTCGGCTTGCGCTAAGACTGATTGAATAGATAATGACAGGTCTGATGCCGAGCTAGATAACTGTTTAGCTGCTGCCAGCAACGTTTCTTTACGGGCCAATGATTCATGAATGGCTACCGCACCAAACACTTCGCCATTCTCAATTATCGGGATACTAATTGCAATATAAGGTATACCGTAAACTTCGCTAGGTACTTCTACCAATACCTTTTTACGCTGCTCCATAGCAATATGCGCGGCTGAGCCTGGCTTAACGGGCTCCCCAACAACTACTTGGTGTGCAAGTTCAGGAATAGAATTTGAAGCAACCCATTTCTCACAATCGCAAACAACCATTCCTACTCTTCCGCTAATTAATTGTGGTATATACTCTGCTACAGCGATAAAGCAATTTAATAACGAAATATTAGCCATATTACCTCACCTTCCTCTTTTTATTTCCTCGTCCAGAAAGAGTGTAGTTATAACGATCACAATTTACCAATTATTTCGTATTTCGTCATTAATTGCCATTAACCCTCTAATCCATAAAAAAAAACCTTCCCGTGTGGAAGGTTATTGAATTTCTTCTGCGGAAAGGTTCTTACCAAGCTTGCCTATCGCCCGCTTTTCGATTCTTGACACATATGATCGCGATATACCTAGCATTTGGGCAATATCCCGCTGTGTTTTCCTGTTACCATCTGGCATTCCAAACCGCATTTCCAATACCCACTTCTCCCGATTGCTAAGACGGCTAATTTGCTTGCTCAGCCGCTCGCATTCACATTGATTCTCAACAGCCTCAGCAACCACATCGGGCGCTGTTCCTAAAACATCTATCAGTGTTATCTCGTTCCCTTCTTTATCTACGCCAATGGGATCATAAAGACTTACTTCAGCCCTGATTCGGCGAGTACTTCTTAGATGCATGAGAATTTCATTTTCAATACAGCGGGCTGCATATGTAGCTAGTCGGATTTTTTTTGCCATATCAAAGGTATTTATTGCTTTTATCAGACCAATTGTACCAATTGATATAAGATCATCAACGTCTTCCCCTGTATTATCAAATTTCTTTACAATATGAGCTACCAACCGCAAATTACGCTCAATCAGAACATTTTTTGCTTTTTCATCACCATTTTTCAACCGGTCTAAGTACGTTTTTTCTTCCTTTTCTGTTAATGGTAAAGGAAATGTGTTATTGGTAACATACGAAACAAGGAGCGCAATCCCCTTAATTATGGAAGCCGCTAACGCTGCAAAAAAAGACACTAAGCCATCACCCCCGACGGTATCTGTCGATTCATTTTATGGAGGGGCCAGGCTAAATGTGACTATCAAAAACTGGTTATTATCTAGATAATAATGGTAAGGAGTGTGAATTATGGGGACATATTTAGGAGACCTTGGCATAATTTTTTTATCATTATTGATTATTTTGTATATTATGTGGGACAAAGTTTTCCCTAGAGACTAGTTAGCACGATAGCATACAGATTGATTCCTCTTCCAATACAGGAACAGCATCCCTCAACGCAAGGCTTATGACTTTACTAAGCTTAACAACAATCGATAGCGGCGTACTCTGAAGATCTAAATACCCGAGCTGCCCGCCGGAATTAACAACACCGATTATAGAGATATCACCAACACACGGAAGTCGGTGTCCCACTGCGATTCCAGCCTGCAGACCGCCTTCCCATACTTCGATATTACCAATTTCGTTTGGTTTTCCTAAGCATGCGTCGATTGCAATTATCAGTGGATGGTGGTACTGGTGTTTTATAACACTTATTGTTTCTACCAAGTTACCGGCATGAACAGGATAGTCTAAACTCCCGTAAACATTAAGCTTGGTATTTTCTTTTAAGTCCGATCCTATTAAAGGGCCAAGAGCATCGCCGGTATAACGGTCAGAGCCTATGCACAGTATAACTATCGATCTTATCTTAAGCCCTTCCTGTTTGCGCAGCAGCTGAACTATATGCTGATGGATTTTATCGCGAGCAAATACATCATGTAAGTTAGCGGTTAATTTGTTGGCAAATTTACCCATTTTACCTCTCCTCTTAGCCATCTTACTAATCTGTATGCTCTAATAACAATATTTACGCCAAAAAATAAAAGCCTCTCTGCATGCAGACGTATGCAAAGAGGCTTTCTACTATTCAATCAAAAAATCTGGAATGTTTATCGTCGGCACAAAGCTCGATAATACAACACTTGTCTAGTTATCACACTAACCTACTAGCGGCAGTTGCTGATATTCAGGCTGCTTGACAGCGTGCGCTAACGCCCTGGTTAAAAATCCGACATGCTCTTTAAAATCGATACCCATAGCTTCAG encodes:
- the folP gene encoding dihydropteroate synthase; the encoded protein is MNARVVEISTQNQARQELKKINCDEFGINIMAPKAIFKTLKIEKVSSKAANLLKQTFLAKGGEVAVARGTADLSVEYTDVVICATMKQYNLAVAQLKMQPWGLPKIAEAINKAIKATEKFSYREYQWPGKKLLIQPHRTLIMGILNLTPDSFSDGGKYNSFDNALKKAEELIKAGADILDIGAESTRPGFAEISENQEMERMLPVLEKLAKTCEVPISIDTYKPSVAKAALDCGANIINDIWGLQKDPNMAKVVAEYNVPVVIMHNRINNEYQIDIMADICNFLKNSIDIGINARISFENFIIDPGIGFAKNGDQNIVVMSRLEELKSLGCPILLGTSRKRFIGEVLDLAVDDRVEGTAATVAVGITKGANIVRVHDVEPIARVAKMTDAMIRGDLFD
- a CDS encoding methyl-accepting chemotaxis protein; the encoded protein is MANISLLNCFIAVAEYIPQLISGRVGMVVCDCEKWVASNSIPELAHQVVVGEPVKPGSAAHIAMEQRKKVLVEVPSEVYGIPYIAISIPIIENGEVFGAVAIHESLARKETLLAAAKQLSSSASDLSLSIQSVLAQAEEMAASGKMLKGLSIQANKQVSETDVVVNFIKNVASETNLLGLNAAIEAARVGELGRGFGVVADEVRKLAVNSASSATQITDTLSGINESIQQIATEISQIDVVTSQQADTIQKLTAHSQELMAMSEQLTRMAENLNKEN
- a CDS encoding nicotinate phosphoribosyltransferase; translation: MKSRLSPDVFRIPVEEIKNGFFSDSYFLRTQEILNRDNYHPRVLMQVFQRQHAVLCGIDEALAIIQKCAHNPKDLVVKALHDGDEIRPWESVLTIEGDLANFSHLETVFLGVIARQTKIATNVRRVVKAASGKPVVFFPSRFDYYSVQLADGYAAHIGGVTGVSTPANGAYYGEEALGTIPHALIAAYKGDSLRATKAFDKYMDKSIGRVALVDFDNDCVRTSLQIARELKDKLSAVRLDTSETVVDASVLPNMGMIKPTGVCPQLVFNVRSALDAEGFNHVKIMVSGGFNAERIAQYEKAKVPVDIYAVGSSLFSSNNINFTADVVMVDGKPCAKFGRRYLPNPRLETVEL
- the folK gene encoding 2-amino-4-hydroxy-6-hydroxymethyldihydropteridine diphosphokinase; the encoded protein is MIILGLGSNIGERETNILNAIKQLSATEGITIDKVSAIYQTEPIGIKDQPEFLNAVISIKTGLNSYELLKICLDIETAMGRIRTVKWGPRIIDIDLLMFDELVLNEDQLCLPHPRMFERNFVLVPLIDIAGDLPIYKGLTATELLNRSTDDSKVLFYKQINLDA
- the folB gene encoding dihydroneopterin aldolase, which gives rise to MTDKILLQNMMFYAYHGVFDYEREHGQRFYVDIEINTDTKEAGESDDLNCAVDYTTVYKKIKEIVEKHRYKLLESLAAKISDELLKFDRVNSVTVRIRKPAVPIPGQIDYVQLEITRRG
- the sigK gene encoding RNA polymerase sporulation sigma factor SigK, yielding MSFFAALAASIIKGIALLVSYVTNNTFPLPLTEKEEKTYLDRLKNGDEKAKNVLIERNLRLVAHIVKKFDNTGEDVDDLISIGTIGLIKAINTFDMAKKIRLATYAARCIENEILMHLRSTRRIRAEVSLYDPIGVDKEGNEITLIDVLGTAPDVVAEAVENQCECERLSKQISRLSNREKWVLEMRFGMPDGNRKTQRDIAQMLGISRSYVSRIEKRAIGKLGKNLSAEEIQ
- the yyaC gene encoding spore protease YyaC produces the protein MGKFANKLTANLHDVFARDKIHQHIVQLLRKQEGLKIRSIVILCIGSDRYTGDALGPLIGSDLKENTKLNVYGSLDYPVHAGNLVETISVIKHQYHHPLIIAIDACLGKPNEIGNIEVWEGGLQAGIAVGHRLPCVGDISIIGVVNSGGQLGYLDLQSTPLSIVVKLSKVISLALRDAVPVLEEESICMLSC